The Mercurialis annua linkage group LG2, ddMerAnnu1.2, whole genome shotgun sequence genome contains a region encoding:
- the LOC126666670 gene encoding bidirectional sugar transporter SWEET17, translated as METLIFSVGVIGNVISVLMFLSPVGTFWRIIKNRSTEDFESLPYVCTLLNAALWTYYGIIKPGAYLVATVNSFGILTEIVFVTIFLIYAPQKTRAKTASLVGLLDVGFLAAAILITWLALEGDVRIDATGFMCAGLNIIMYGSPLAAMKTVVTTKSVEFMPFFLSFFFFLNGGIWTFYAVLTKDYFLGVPNGAGFCLGIGQLLLYAIYRNAKPSKKVSDGGLEEGSQHETLISSYQPHHEIEA; from the exons ATGGAAACCTTGATTTTTTCTGTCGGTGTAATAG GCAATGTAATCTCAGTGCTCATGTTTCTTTCTCCAGT AGGAACATTTTGGAGAATAATAAAGAATAGATCAACAGAAGATTTTGAGAGTCTACCATACGTATGTACATTACTAAACGCAGCGTTGTGGACTTACTATGGAATTATAAAACCAGGAGCTTACCTTGTTGCTACTGTAAATTCCTTTGGTATCCTTACAGAAATTGTCTTTGTTACTATATTCCTTATTTACGCACCTCAAAAGACGAGG GCGAAAACAGCGAGTCTGGTTGGGTTGTTGGACGTCGGATTTTTAGCGGCAGCGATTCTGATAACTTGGCTAGCTCTGGAAGGAGATGTTCGGATTGACGCGACGGGGTTCATGTGTGCCGGTCTTAATATTATTATGTATGGTTCGCCTCTAGCTGCTATG AAAACAGTGGTGACGACCAAGAGTGTGGAGTTTATGCCcttcttcctttctttcttctttttcttgaaTGGAGGAATTTGGACTTTCTATGCTGTTCTCACAAAGGACTATTTTCTCGGA GTGCCAAATGGGGCAGGATTTTGCCTTGGAATAGGACAACTATTGCTCTACGCAATTTACAGGAATGCAAAACCTTCCAAAAAAGTTAGTGATGGTGGCTTGGAAGAAGGATCGCAGCATGAGACCCTTATCTCATCATATCAGCCACACCACGAAATTGAAGCATGA